The segment AGGTGTTCAGGTGAGTTGTTTCCTGTGAGTAGTAGGAAAatggcattgtaatatttgaTTAATAGgctattaataattaataatttgatTAATAATGCCTGAATTGGAGACAGTAATCTCGAAGCAACTttgctgctggggagggagggtAGGAAGAAGTAACTGCTTTTAGAAGCAACCCTAACCCTGCAAGACCCTCTAGGAAGGAGCAAAGGTGTATGTCTAGAGATCAGTTACAAGGGGGCATGCTGACAGGCTTCCCCTGAAAGCTAAATAGAAGGTAAAGCTCTTTGCCTTCTTCTGAAGGAAGTATGGAAGCAGGTTTGGCACTACAggcaaaaaaaattcctgtggCTTCAGCCCTTCCATGCACATGTCCTGGATAGCAGGCCCATGCTGGAACTGGGCAACTCACAGGAACAACCCAAAATGTTTCTCTTGCCAGTGTACAACAAGACATCTCACAGACCTGAACTTCTGCTGTGGGAGAGAGACTGGCTTGGGGACTAACTTTCCTCTGAGGGCAGAGGTCCTGGGCGCAGATTTTGCCCTTAAAATGTTGAAGTAAAATGATTCGATTATTAATCAAAGTACATAATTTCATCTGCAGGTTTCACctccaaatgaaaatattgtcaTTACTAGCCCGAACAGACCCTGGTGGGAAAGATACCAGCCCATTAGCTACAAGATCTGCACTCGATCAGGAAATGAACAGGAATTCAGAGACATGGTGGCCAGATGCAACAATGTTGGAGTAAGTGCCTTGAAAATCTGTCTGATATGGCAAGAAGTGCTGTATGAGCTGAGGGAAGGTGCCGCTGTCCTCAAAGGAGGTGTAAACTGAGAAGAaactgaaagggaaaataagCAACTTAATAGTGATGTGGCAAAGCCCTGGCTATCACTTCACATTTGCTACAAAACATACTGAAATGCACAAATTGCTTTCCTAGGTTCGTATCTATGTGGATGCTGTCGTCAACCATATGTGTGGTGCTGCAGGTGGCTCAGGCACACATTCTACCTGTGGAAGCTATTTCAATACTGGAAAAGAAGATTTTCCAGCTGTACCATACTCTGGCTGGGATTTCAATGATGGCAAATGTCACACTGGAAGTGGAGAAATTGAAAATTATGGTGATGCCAATCAGGTAACTTCTCctggaaaaatttaaattttttttttacacattcTGTTAACTCTACAGTAAAATCAAATGGTGGAGTGCCTCGCAAAACCTGTGCTTAGTCACTTGACAAGTGAAGGAAATAGTGACCATAGGTACGTATGGCCCGATACATTCTAAGTATGGAGGAATCGGGAACCTATGTGCCAATGTTTGCTCCTGAAGTGAGACTGGAGTACACAGCTCAGTCTGTGAGCTCATTTTTACAGCTTATACACTCAGCTGATCATGATAAGGAGCCCCCTTGGAAAATTGCAGCAGTGCAAGGTGGTGCTGTAGTTGCACACTTACCGGTTTTTGTAGTTAGAATATGTAGCAGTTCTTTCTCAAGCTCTCCCTTCAGCCACTTTGCAACAATACGTTGGAATGTTTCTGCACTTGCACTACTTCATGTAGGGCTTGTCCTTCATGGGCTCAAGTGGCTTGTGCTGTGATAATCCCTATAAGGGATATATCAAATCCTGGATTACAACAAGTTAAACGTATTTCCATTACATTGTCCACTCCCAGTTCCTTTGGACTAGACCATCACGTTTAATTTTGCAATCAACCTCTCCCCTTACCCCTGCTCTGGTTTGGACTTACCCAGGGACTGCAGCCCCTCAGGGCTGTACCTGCCCCAAGTGCAGCCATTTCTGTGAGCCACAGGCTCATCAGGGGGACGTGGCTGCTGCATGGATTTATCCAGAGGCAcaggggctctgaggggctgCTGTTCCAGCACGGCCCTGTCCATGGgcctcagtgtccccagaaACAGATCTGCTCCAGCGTGGCCTCACCCACAGCCACTGTCCTCTCAGACAGCAAAGCTGCCCAAGTTGGCCTCGCTCCTGgctgccatccctgcagggtgttcctgctctgctgtggcttTATCCATGGCCACACCTTTAagatgctccagcccagcctcatgaactgctgctggtgcttcaagctgtgcctgctgcagcacagagctgccttggGCCCCGACGGAGCTGCCCTTGGGTCTTCAGGGGCGCCCCTGCTGTGGCACTGACAcggccacagccacagccacaagCACTTCAGATGTTCCTGCTCTGGTGTGGACTTTTCCATGGCCACAGGCAGTTCAGATGTTCCTGCTCTGATGTGGAATTTTCCATGGCCACAGACAGTTCAGATGTGCCTGCTCTGATGTGGAATTTTCCATGGCCAAAGGCACTTCAGATGTGCCTGTCCCACCTGGACTCACGCACAGGTCACAGTCCTGTGGCTGGAGTCCTCTCTGGAGTTCCACGTGCCCagtccagcagcacaggagcagcgGCACTGCCCCGGCCGGGTGCCAGCCCAGGCCATCGCCAGTGGTGGGATCAGAGTGTCCCAGGGCGAGGGgatcagcagcacaggctgcagctgcagccaaagcACAAAGCAGCCACCACTGAGCCCTAGACTCCAATGCAAATTGAGGCCAGTGAGCCCCATGGCAACCACAGGAGGCTGTCAAATTATTAGCCAAACAGCAATAACAGCTGTAAATTCCATCTAGCACATTAATCATAGCCATTGTTAATTCGAACCATTTGAGTCCCATGTTGGGCACCAAAGGGACTTTGTGGTTAAGCTCAGACAGCAGCTAAACACCGCTCAGCCTCCTATTTTCAgtgggatggggcagagaaCTGGATGAGTAGAACTGAGAAAACTCATGGATtaagataaagacagtttaataggtaaagAGAATGCCACACATATAAGCAAAATAGAACAAGAATTTATTCACCGCTTCCCATTGGAAGGCAGGTGTTCAGGTGTCTCCAGGACAGTAGGGCTTTATCATGTGCAACAGTGATTTGTGAAGACAGAAGCCTTTACTCTGGATATCAgtcccttccttcttcccaaTCCAATACAACCTCATTAACCCCCACCCCACCTCCACCCCTCCTTTGGTGTAATACACagatatctttatttttttcttttctgttgcaCAGGTTCGGAACTGTCGCTTGAGCAGCCTTCTGGATCTGGCCCTGGATAAGGACTATGTGCGCTCAAAGATTGCAGAGTACATGAACAATCTCATTGACATGGGTGTAGCAGGATTCCGACTCGATGCTGCCAAGCACATGTGGCCTGGGGACATAAAAGCGTTTCTGGACAAGCTGCATAATCTAAACACTCAATGGTTTTCTGAAGGAACTAGACCTTTCATTTACCAAGAGGTAACCTtcactttttctcctttatatTTGTCTTTTGTATCTCTTTTGACTCCACCTTCAGAGGAGGAACAATATAGCCTCATCCAACTTGCCCTAGAAGGCGCTCACCATTTACttagagcagccctgcagacatAGGTAGTTCTGATTCTTAAAAATGCCTCCACAACAGATTGTCAATCAACTGTACCTTTCCTTTCATCAGTCATGTTTTCACATGTGTCCCCCGTATCTCATACTGACTTTGTGTTGATCTACACAGCACAAATACGTAATTACTTTCTTCTCAATGTAAAGCAGGAAATCCTGCTAAGTTTTGTACATAGCATTCTTAGTCTTTGTAAGACAAGAAGGGATGcaggttttctttcctgtaCCAGGTAATTGACTTGGGTGGAGAGCCCATCACAGGCAGCCAGTACTTTGGAAATGGCCGAGTGACAGAATTCAAGTACGGTGCCAAACTGGGGACAGTGCTCCGCAAGTGGGACGGAGAAAAGATGGCCTACTTAAAGTAAGGATGAAGGTGCTGCAACTTCTCCAGGATTCACTGGATACACCAATTGACAGGGAAGCTTCAAGTCTGTGTTTTTGTTTAGGAACTGGGGAGAAGGCTGGGGCTTTGTGCCTTCTGACAGAGCCCTGGTCTTTGTGGATAATCACGACAACCAGAGAGGACACGGGGCCGGTGGAGCTTCTATTCTGACCTTCTGGGATGCCAGGTAAGGGATTGCTCTTGTCTGGGTGATGCTTCTTGCTCTTGCTTGTTTGCCTGTGTGTTCTCTGGCAGGTTCCTCTGTCTCATTCCTTGTTTGTCCACCAAACAGGCTCTATAAGATGGCGGTTGGTTTCATGCTTGCCCATCCCTATGGGTTCACACGTGTGATGTCAAGTTTTCGCTGGCCAAGACGTTTTGAAAATGGAAAGGTGAGCTATTAATCCTGAGGATCCATCCCTGAGGATTAAGGGTGAGAATGGGGCCAGAGAATTAGTCCAGTGCATTTCAGGTTGTCAAGCGGTTTTCCCCTCCCAGGCTGGATGTAGCCAGTGCAACTTTGATGCTCCCTCTAGCTTTGCTCTGCAGAGGGGTTATCTGCATTTTCAGTCAGAAGATAGAAAGCTGTCTTTTTAATGTCAGGACGTCAATGACTGGTATGGGCCCCCAAGTAACTCAGATGGCTCCACAAAGGCCGTCACAATCAACCCGGACACGACCTGTGGTAACGACTGGGTTTGTGAACATCGCTGGCGTCAAATCAGGTAGGGCACTGGGGAGAAACAAGAAGTAAAAGCAGTTGCTTTTGCTTGCTGCTCCATGTGGCTTTTGAGGTGTTGCAGGTGCAGTGGCAGACACTGCTTGTGTTTTCAGGAACATGGTTATCTTCCGTAA is part of the Taeniopygia guttata chromosome 8, bTaeGut7.mat, whole genome shotgun sequence genome and harbors:
- the LOC100218765 gene encoding pancreatic alpha-amylase, whose protein sequence is MQVLLLLLAAAGLCWGQYNPNTFPKRTSIVHLFEWRWQDIAQECERYLAPNGFGGVQVSPPNENIVITSPNRPWWERYQPISYKICTRSGNEQEFRDMVARCNNVGVRIYVDAVVNHMCGAAGGSGTHSTCGSYFNTGKEDFPAVPYSGWDFNDGKCHTGSGEIENYGDANQVRNCRLSSLLDLALDKDYVRSKIAEYMNNLIDMGVAGFRLDAAKHMWPGDIKAFLDKLHNLNTQWFSEGTRPFIYQEVIDLGGEPITGSQYFGNGRVTEFKYGAKLGTVLRKWDGEKMAYLKNWGEGWGFVPSDRALVFVDNHDNQRGHGAGGASILTFWDARLYKMAVGFMLAHPYGFTRVMSSFRWPRRFENGKDVNDWYGPPSNSDGSTKAVTINPDTTCGNDWVCEHRWRQIRNMVIFRNVVDGEPFSNWWDNGSNQVAFGRGNKGFIIFNNDDWNMNVNVQTGLPSGTYCDVISGQKENNKCTGKQVFVSGDGKANFQINTDAEDPFIAIHVDAKL